DNA sequence from the Rhizoctonia solani chromosome 14, complete sequence genome:
GAGCAACGTTGGGTCTCCGACATACTCGATTGCTCTCATGATAGGAGAAAAGGCGCTGTTCTAATAGCCGAAGACCTTGGGCTTAAGTTGCCTTGAGTAATTAAGCGTACTGCTTTTGGTGGAGCAATACTGTTTGGGCTTTGGGTTTTTCCAATAGCTCCAGAGCCATACCATTTTGAGAATGCTTTAGATGACTGACGTTACAATAATCAATACATTTGCCTTATGTATTAGCGCAGATATTGGTGCTGTTCGCATTTTTGTTGGTGTCCACTCATAATATAAGACCCACAATTGGGTAGGTAGGTGGCAAATCAACTACCAGGGAGAATAGCAAAGTAAAGTTTCTTTGTTGTGGTGGCGTAACGCTATCAGAAGGCCGGCAGAGTCAAGTCAATATATCAAGACACTTACTCCGATCTAGCTGTATAGAAGGATACACATTCCGTATGTAACAATTTATATCAAACCTCTCAGGGACAACTGGGCCAGGGGGTCGAAGATCTGTATGAGAATCTGGTAGCAAGTATAGGTCATTGGCAACATTATGCAAGTGATACGCGTCCACCACGTAACAGCAAGATGCTCTGGTGTGATAGTAGGGCAAATCACGCATGTATTGTGCAAGCAATTGGGGAGAAGAACGCACCATCCTGATCAGCTTATCTTTGGGTCATGTAACTGACTCTATTTGGCTATTATACCTTGCGATTGACCCCCGAAAGTCCATTCGCAGTATTTCTCAATATTTCAAGTTATTTAATTATTATTACTGCTAGCGCCATCTGGAATTACACCACTCTTGATACTACGTTCACGAATATTCAAACCAAGGTCTTCGGCGATTATCAAGGCTGCTTTCTCTCCAATCAACAGCGCAGTTGAGTTCGTGTAGCCCCCACATTTGAAGGTAATAGACAGATCTACAGATCAATTCTAAGAAAATAATTAAACTAATGTAGGTTCTATATACATACCTGCGACCTTCAAATTGACAGCCCCATACACATTTAGACGAGGATCTACGCACCCCCCCTGTTCTCTGGGTTTCATTTGAACTGATCCAACCTACGGAGTTGGATTAAATGTTCGTTTGAGCTCGGATACTAGGAGAAGTATACTTACAGAATGCCAGGTCGTATCTGATCTCTCCCTTACCCAATCCTCGAGTGCAGCATCATCATCTTTGGTATAGACTAGATCTTCGATTCCCTGCGGGTACGCCTTTTCGAGATGTACACAAGCCGCCTGACTCCCGGAGGGAAATCTAGGGTGCAAAGGTGCATACTCGCCTCTATAGCTTGGTATTCGGCGGAATATCTCTCTGAAAAACACTAAATATGCCTGTGAGGTAAACATTGAAGGCTTCGCACCGAGACTTCTTGTACATCCAAACATGGGCTTCCAAATCAGCTTGATCTTCGAGGAATCCGGCATGGAAGTCCGGGGGTGAATAAGGATCCGTTGACGTAATGTAAACATGACCACTAGATGCCGGCTAGATACATAATTAATTAAAATGTAAGTAAATGTAGAGCCGCATAATAAGCGTACTTGAATACTCACATATGCTAAGATATTTGCCACCATCATGAAGCGAGATCCTTTAGGAACAACTGTGCGAGGGCTGTTTGCTGCAATTTAATAACTTAAATGGGCTTCCTATATATACTCACCCGATAAACCCATTCAAAATTGTTTGCACAAATACAGCCTATTAAGGGAAATATTAGTATGCAGATAATCTTCAAATTCAGCAACGTGGAGACGTTTACTTTATCAGGAGCCTGTTCGAATTTACGCTTCCACACTTCATTAAATGCAGGTCCAATGTTCTTCAACTCTTCGGCAGTGGGACGCAGTCTACTTCCAGCATCATTGAGATTTGTCGTTAAAAACCCCTTTCCGTATGAAAATTGCGTAAGATATTTCTCGAGGACTTCCTTGTTTTGTTCCATTACCGGGTCGATTGTTTCTAAGTCATCGGGAACATGGTAAGGAATCATGCAAGAACTGTGGTCTTCATAATTCGCGCCAACTCCAGGAAGGTCGACTACCACATCCACGCCAAGCTTAGATAACCGAGTAGCCTCACCTACCCCGCTGCGCTGAAGGATATAGGTGTACCTATCGCTCCGGAGGAAACTACCACTAATTTGCGAGCGATGATCCTTCGTGGTGTCTGATCTGCGGCTGAATCTTGATTTTTATTCCCGATCACTTCAACTCCAATAGCCTTGTTTTTGTCAAAAAGCACTCGGGTGACCAATGTCTTTGTGAGAATATGTAAACGCTTGTTGTGCGAC
Encoded proteins:
- a CDS encoding GMC oxidoreductase, with translation MVDDIMDLRTGHGCARLAKYINPNTGQREDAAHRYIHTQSHNKRLHILTKTLVTRVLFDKNKAIGVEVIGNKNQDSAADQTPRRIIARKLVRSGVGEATRLSKLGVDVVVDLPGVGANYEDHSSCMIPYHVPDDLETIDPVMEQNKEVLEKYLTQFSYGKGFLTTNLNDAGSRLRPTAEELKNIGPAFNEVWKRKFEQAPDKAVFVQTILNGFIGPRTVVPKGSRFMMVANILAYPASSGHVYITSTDPYSPPDFHAGFLEDQADLEAHVWMYKKSREIFRRIPSYRGEYAPLHPRFPSGSQAACVHLEKAYPQGIEDLVYTKDDDAALEDWVRERSDTTWHSVGSVQMKPREQGGCVDPRLNVYGAVNLKVADLSITFKCGGYTNSTALLIGEKAALIIAEDLGLNIRERSIKSGVIPDGASSNNN